Proteins encoded within one genomic window of Balaenoptera ricei isolate mBalRic1 chromosome 10, mBalRic1.hap2, whole genome shotgun sequence:
- the SLC16A8 gene encoding monocarboxylate transporter 3, which yields MGTRGPRRGPGPPDGGWGWAVLGACFVVTGFAYGFPKAVSVFFRALMRDFGAGYSDTAWVSSIMLAMLYGTGPVSSILVTRFGCRPVMLVGGLLASAGMVLASFATRLLELYLTAGVLTGLGLALNFQPSLIMLGLYFERRRPLANGLAAAGSPVFLSALSPLGQQLLEHFGWRGGFLLLGGLLLHCCACGAVMRPPPGPRPRRNSAGDAPGEAEADNAGLRLREAPSGGRTRRRLLDVTVCTDRAFAVYAVTKFLMALGLFVPAILLVNYAKDAGVPDSEAAFLLSIVGFVDIVARPACGALAGLARLRPHVAYLFSLALMANGLTDLSSARARTYGALVAFCVAFGLSYGMVGALQFEVLMAAVGAPRFPSALGLVLLLEAVAVLIGPPSAGRLVDALKNYEIIFYLAGSEVALAGIFMAVATKCCLRRSQDATPSPATKGGASDTEEAEAEVDSEPLPAGAEEPRGLEAPEVPSPGTGPSEPEMEAEPGLDSESV from the exons ATGGGCACTAGAGGCCCCCGGCGGGGCCCCGGCCCCCCAGACGGCGGCTGGGGCTGGGCCGTGCTGGGCGCCTGCTTCGTGGTCACCGGTTTCGCCTATGGCTTCCCCAAGGCCGTGAGCGTCTTCTTCCGCGCGCTTATGCGCGACTTCGGAGCGGGCTACAGCGACACGGCCTGGGTATCCTCCATCATGCTCGCCATGCTCTATGGCACAG GCCCGGTGTCCAGCATCCTCGTGACCCGCTTTGGCTGTCGCCCGGTGATGCTGGTGGGTGGGCTGTTGGCCTCGGCCGGCATGGTCCTAGCATCCTTCGCCACGCGCCTCCTGGAGCTATACCTGACAGCTGGGGTGCTCACAG GCCTGGGCCTGGCCCTCAACTTCCAGCCGTCGCTCATCATGCTGGGGTTGTATTTCGAGCGGCGGCGGCCTCTGGCCAACGGGCTGGCGGCGGCCGGCAGCCCCGTGTTCCTGTCGGCGCTGTCGCCGCTCGGCCAGCAGCTGCTCGAGCATTTCGGCTGGCGCGGCGGCTTCCTGCTGCTCGGCGGCCTCCTGCTGCATTGCTGCGCGTGCGGCGCCGTCATGCGGCCGCCACCCGGGCCGCGGCCGCGCAGGAACAGCGCGGGCGACGCTCCCGGGGAGGCGGAGGCAGACAATGCGGGACTGCGCTTGCGCGAGGCGCCCTCTGGTGGCCGGACCCGCCGGCGCCTGCTGGACGTGACCGTGTGCACCGACCGCGCCTTCGCGGTGTACGCCGTCACCAAGTTCCTGATGGCGCTCGGGCTCTTCGTGCCCGCCATCCTGTTGGTGAACTACGCCAAGGACGCGGGCGTGCCTGACTCCGAGGCTGCCTTCCTGCTGTCCATCGTGGGCTTCGTAGACATCGTGGCGCGGCCGGCTTGCGGCGCCCTGGCCGGCCTGGCGCGCCTGCGGCCGCACGTCGCATACCTCTTCAGCCTGGCCCTGATGGCCAACGGGCTCACGGACCTGAgcagcgcgcgcgcgcgcacctACGGCGCCCTTGTCGCCTTCTGCGTCGCCTTCGGCCTCTCCTACGGCATGGTGGGCGCCCTGCAGTTCGAGGTGCTCATGGCGGCTGTGGGTGCGCCCCGATTCCCCAGTGCGCTGGGCCTGGTGCTACTCCTCGAGGCTGTGGCTGTGCTCATCGGACCGCCCTCTGCCG GCCGCCTGGTGGACGCGCTGAAGAACTACGAGATCATCTTCTACCTGGCAGGCTCTGAGGTGGCGCTGGCCGGGATCTTCATGGCTGTCGCCACCAAGTGTTGCCTGCGCCGCTCTCAGGACGCCACGCCCAGCCCAGCCACCAAGGGCGGGGCCAGCGACACGGAGGAGGCTGAGGCCGAAGTGGACTCTGAGCCCCTGCCTGCCGGCGCC
- the BAIAP2L2 gene encoding brain-specific angiogenesis inhibitor 1-associated protein 2-like protein 2 isoform X3, producing the protein METCCSTWRRTPSWTCSSSNRQHYEMEYRHRAANLEKCMSQLWRMERKRDKNAREMKESVNRLHAQMQAFVSESQRAAELEEKRRYRFLAEKHLLLSNTFLQFFGRARGMLQNRVLLWKEQSEASRNPSRAHSPGLLGPVLGPPYPSGRLTPTRLDMPQRPLGEFGSPRSRHGSGSHGPEPIEARSASQLEPDRRSLPRTPSASSLYSSSTERSRSNSFGERPGCRGGGGARRVRALVSHSEGANHTLLRFSAGDVVEVLVPEAQNGWLYGKLEGSSTSGWFPEAYVKPLEELPINPVNPLNPVTSVNPTNPLNPVTSVNPMSPMNELPSRSYPLRGSHSLDDLLDRPGNSAASSDYWDGQSRSRTPSRVPSRTPSPAPTPLPGSRRSSMGSMGAASDIKKLMSWEQQPPELFPRGLRSSPRHLPRGCPELAAAEAAAVDPRSRGPGTGGSCPSPDHPPA; encoded by the exons ATGGAGACCTGCTGCAGCACATGGAGAAGAACACCAAGCTGGACATGCAGTTCATCAAA CCGCCAGCACTACGAGATGGAGTACCGCCACCGAGCCGCCAACCTGGAGAAGTGCATGTCCCAGCTGTGGCGTATGGAGCGCAAGAGGGACAAGAATGCGCGGGAGATGAAG GAGAGCGTGAACCGGCTGCACGCGCAGATGCAGGCCTTCGTGTCTGAGAGTCAGCGGGCAGCTGAACTGGAAGAGAAGCGGCGCTACCGCTTCCTGGCTGAGAAGCACCTGCTGCTTTCCAATACCTTCCTGCAGTTTTTTGGCCGg GCCCGCGGGATGCTCCAGAACCGCGTGCTACTGTGGAAGGAGCAGTCGGAGGCCAGCCGCAATCCGTCGCGTGCCCACTCCCCGGGCCTGCTGGGCCCCGTGCTGGGGCCGCCCTACCCCTCGGGCCGCCTGACGCCCACCCGCCTGGACATG CCCCAGAGGCCTCTGGGAGAGTTCGGCTCCCCACGCAGCCGGCACGGCTCCGGCTCCCACGGCCCGGAGCCCATTGAGGCGAGATCCGCGTCCCAGCTGGAGCCAGACCGCCGGTCCCTGCCCCGGACGCCGTCCGCCT CCTCGCTCTACAGCAGCAGCACCGAGCGCTCGCGCTCCAACTCTTTCGGCGAGCGCCCGGGCTGcaggggcggcggcggcgcccggCGAGTTCGCGCCCTGGTCTCCCACTCGGAGGGCGCCAACCACACGCTGCTGCGTTTCTCGGCCGGAGACGTTGTGGAGGTGCTGGTGCCGGAGGCCCAGAACGGCTGGCTCTATGGCAAGCTGGAGGGCTCATCCAC GAGCGGCTGGTTCCCCGAGGCCTATGTGAAGCCTTTGGAGGAGCTGCCCATAAATCCCGTGAACCCCTTGAATCCCGTGACCTCCGTGAATCCCACGAACCCCTTGAACCCAGTGACGTCCGTGAACCCCATGAGCCCTATGAATGAGCTGCCTTCCAG GTCCTACCCACTCCGGGGCAGCCACAGCCTTGATGACCTCCTGGACCGGCCAGGCAACTCCGCAGCTTCCTCAGACTACTGGGATGGCCAGTCCCGCTCCCGAACCCCAAGCCGGGTCCCGAGCCGCACCCCCAGCCCCGCACCTACACCCTTGCCTGGCAGCCGCCGAAGTAGCATGGGCAGCATGGGGGCGGCCAGTGACATCAAG AAACTCATGTCCTGGGAGCAGCAACCCCCAGAGCTCTTCCCTCG GGGTCTGAGGTCGTCCCCCCGACACCTGCCCAGGGGCTGCCCAGAGCTGGcggcagcagaagcagcagcagtggATCCAAGGAGCCGGGGCCCTGGTACCGGGGGCAGCTGCCCTTCCCCAGACCACCCCCCAGCCTGA
- the BAIAP2L2 gene encoding brain-specific angiogenesis inhibitor 1-associated protein 2-like protein 2 isoform X1, with translation MAPEMDQLYRSTMAIYKSIMEQFNPALENLVYLGNNYLRAFHALSEAAEVYFNAIQKIGEQALQSSTSQILGEILVQMSDTQRHLNSDLEVVVQTFHGDLLQHMEKNTKLDMQFIKDSRQHYEMEYRHRAANLEKCMSQLWRMERKRDKNAREMKESVNRLHAQMQAFVSESQRAAELEEKRRYRFLAEKHLLLSNTFLQFFGRARGMLQNRVLLWKEQSEASRNPSRAHSPGLLGPVLGPPYPSGRLTPTRLDMPQRPLGEFGSPRSRHGSGSHGPEPIEARSASQLEPDRRSLPRTPSASSLYSSSTERSRSNSFGERPGCRGGGGARRVRALVSHSEGANHTLLRFSAGDVVEVLVPEAQNGWLYGKLEGSSTSGWFPEAYVKPLEELPINPVNPLNPVTSVNPTNPLNPVTSVNPMSPMNELPSRSYPLRGSHSLDDLLDRPGNSAASSDYWDGQSRSRTPSRVPSRTPSPAPTPLPGSRRSSMGSMGAASDIKKLMSWEQQPPELFPRGLRSSPRHLPRGCPELAAAEAAAVDPRSRGPGTGGSCPSPDHPPA, from the exons ATGGCCCCCGAGATGGACCAGCTCTACAGGTCCACCATGGCCATCTACAAG AGCATTATGGAGCAGTTCAACCCCGCCCTGGAGAACCTGGTGTACCTGGGGAACAACTACCTCCGGGCCTTCCACG CTCTGTCTGAGGCGGCAGAAGTGTACTTCAACGCCATCCAGAAGATCGGGGAGCAGGCCCTGCAGAGTTCCACCTCGCAGATTCTGG GTGAGATCTTGGTGCAGATGTCCGACACCCAGCGGCACTTGAACTCTGacctggaggtggtg GTGCAGACATTCCATGGAGACCTGCTGCAGCACATGGAGAAGAACACCAAGCTGGACATGCAGTTCATCAAA GACAGCCGCCAGCACTACGAGATGGAGTACCGCCACCGAGCCGCCAACCTGGAGAAGTGCATGTCCCAGCTGTGGCGTATGGAGCGCAAGAGGGACAAGAATGCGCGGGAGATGAAG GAGAGCGTGAACCGGCTGCACGCGCAGATGCAGGCCTTCGTGTCTGAGAGTCAGCGGGCAGCTGAACTGGAAGAGAAGCGGCGCTACCGCTTCCTGGCTGAGAAGCACCTGCTGCTTTCCAATACCTTCCTGCAGTTTTTTGGCCGg GCCCGCGGGATGCTCCAGAACCGCGTGCTACTGTGGAAGGAGCAGTCGGAGGCCAGCCGCAATCCGTCGCGTGCCCACTCCCCGGGCCTGCTGGGCCCCGTGCTGGGGCCGCCCTACCCCTCGGGCCGCCTGACGCCCACCCGCCTGGACATG CCCCAGAGGCCTCTGGGAGAGTTCGGCTCCCCACGCAGCCGGCACGGCTCCGGCTCCCACGGCCCGGAGCCCATTGAGGCGAGATCCGCGTCCCAGCTGGAGCCAGACCGCCGGTCCCTGCCCCGGACGCCGTCCGCCT CCTCGCTCTACAGCAGCAGCACCGAGCGCTCGCGCTCCAACTCTTTCGGCGAGCGCCCGGGCTGcaggggcggcggcggcgcccggCGAGTTCGCGCCCTGGTCTCCCACTCGGAGGGCGCCAACCACACGCTGCTGCGTTTCTCGGCCGGAGACGTTGTGGAGGTGCTGGTGCCGGAGGCCCAGAACGGCTGGCTCTATGGCAAGCTGGAGGGCTCATCCAC GAGCGGCTGGTTCCCCGAGGCCTATGTGAAGCCTTTGGAGGAGCTGCCCATAAATCCCGTGAACCCCTTGAATCCCGTGACCTCCGTGAATCCCACGAACCCCTTGAACCCAGTGACGTCCGTGAACCCCATGAGCCCTATGAATGAGCTGCCTTCCAG GTCCTACCCACTCCGGGGCAGCCACAGCCTTGATGACCTCCTGGACCGGCCAGGCAACTCCGCAGCTTCCTCAGACTACTGGGATGGCCAGTCCCGCTCCCGAACCCCAAGCCGGGTCCCGAGCCGCACCCCCAGCCCCGCACCTACACCCTTGCCTGGCAGCCGCCGAAGTAGCATGGGCAGCATGGGGGCGGCCAGTGACATCAAG AAACTCATGTCCTGGGAGCAGCAACCCCCAGAGCTCTTCCCTCG GGGTCTGAGGTCGTCCCCCCGACACCTGCCCAGGGGCTGCCCAGAGCTGGcggcagcagaagcagcagcagtggATCCAAGGAGCCGGGGCCCTGGTACCGGGGGCAGCTGCCCTTCCCCAGACCACCCCCCAGCCTGA
- the BAIAP2L2 gene encoding brain-specific angiogenesis inhibitor 1-associated protein 2-like protein 2 isoform X2, with amino-acid sequence MAPEMDQLYRSTMAIYKSIMEQFNPALENLVYLGNNYLRAFHALSEAAEVYFNAIQKIGEQALQSSTSQILGEILVQMSDTQRHLNSDLEVVVQTFHGDLLQHMEKNTKLDMQFIKDSRQHYEMEYRHRAANLEKCMSQLWRMERKRDKNAREMKESVNRLHAQMQAFVSESQRAAELEEKRRYRFLAEKHLLLSNTFLQFFGRARGMLQNRVLLWKEQSEASRNPSRAHSPGLLGPVLGPPYPSGRLTPTRLDMPQRPLGEFGSPRSRHGSGSHGPEPIEARSASQLEPDRRSLPRTPSASSLYSSSTERSRSNSFGERPGCRGGGGARRVRALVSHSEGANHTLLRFSAGDVVEVLVPEAQNGWLYGKLEGSSTSGWFPEAYVKPLEELPINPVNPLNPVTSVNPTNPLNPVTSVNPMSPMNELPSRSYPLRGSHSLDDLLDRPGNSAASSDYWDGQSRSRTPSRVPSRTPSPAPTPLPGSRRSSMGSMGAASDIKKLMSWEQQPPELFPRGTNPFATVKLRPTVTNDRSAPLIR; translated from the exons ATGGCCCCCGAGATGGACCAGCTCTACAGGTCCACCATGGCCATCTACAAG AGCATTATGGAGCAGTTCAACCCCGCCCTGGAGAACCTGGTGTACCTGGGGAACAACTACCTCCGGGCCTTCCACG CTCTGTCTGAGGCGGCAGAAGTGTACTTCAACGCCATCCAGAAGATCGGGGAGCAGGCCCTGCAGAGTTCCACCTCGCAGATTCTGG GTGAGATCTTGGTGCAGATGTCCGACACCCAGCGGCACTTGAACTCTGacctggaggtggtg GTGCAGACATTCCATGGAGACCTGCTGCAGCACATGGAGAAGAACACCAAGCTGGACATGCAGTTCATCAAA GACAGCCGCCAGCACTACGAGATGGAGTACCGCCACCGAGCCGCCAACCTGGAGAAGTGCATGTCCCAGCTGTGGCGTATGGAGCGCAAGAGGGACAAGAATGCGCGGGAGATGAAG GAGAGCGTGAACCGGCTGCACGCGCAGATGCAGGCCTTCGTGTCTGAGAGTCAGCGGGCAGCTGAACTGGAAGAGAAGCGGCGCTACCGCTTCCTGGCTGAGAAGCACCTGCTGCTTTCCAATACCTTCCTGCAGTTTTTTGGCCGg GCCCGCGGGATGCTCCAGAACCGCGTGCTACTGTGGAAGGAGCAGTCGGAGGCCAGCCGCAATCCGTCGCGTGCCCACTCCCCGGGCCTGCTGGGCCCCGTGCTGGGGCCGCCCTACCCCTCGGGCCGCCTGACGCCCACCCGCCTGGACATG CCCCAGAGGCCTCTGGGAGAGTTCGGCTCCCCACGCAGCCGGCACGGCTCCGGCTCCCACGGCCCGGAGCCCATTGAGGCGAGATCCGCGTCCCAGCTGGAGCCAGACCGCCGGTCCCTGCCCCGGACGCCGTCCGCCT CCTCGCTCTACAGCAGCAGCACCGAGCGCTCGCGCTCCAACTCTTTCGGCGAGCGCCCGGGCTGcaggggcggcggcggcgcccggCGAGTTCGCGCCCTGGTCTCCCACTCGGAGGGCGCCAACCACACGCTGCTGCGTTTCTCGGCCGGAGACGTTGTGGAGGTGCTGGTGCCGGAGGCCCAGAACGGCTGGCTCTATGGCAAGCTGGAGGGCTCATCCAC GAGCGGCTGGTTCCCCGAGGCCTATGTGAAGCCTTTGGAGGAGCTGCCCATAAATCCCGTGAACCCCTTGAATCCCGTGACCTCCGTGAATCCCACGAACCCCTTGAACCCAGTGACGTCCGTGAACCCCATGAGCCCTATGAATGAGCTGCCTTCCAG GTCCTACCCACTCCGGGGCAGCCACAGCCTTGATGACCTCCTGGACCGGCCAGGCAACTCCGCAGCTTCCTCAGACTACTGGGATGGCCAGTCCCGCTCCCGAACCCCAAGCCGGGTCCCGAGCCGCACCCCCAGCCCCGCACCTACACCCTTGCCTGGCAGCCGCCGAAGTAGCATGGGCAGCATGGGGGCGGCCAGTGACATCAAG AAACTCATGTCCTGGGAGCAGCAACCCCCAGAGCTCTTCCCTCG GGGCACAAACCCCTTTGCCACCGTAAAGCTGCGTCCCACCGTCACCAATGACCGCTCAGCGCCCCTCATCCGCTGA